In one window of Temnothorax longispinosus isolate EJ_2023e chromosome 11, Tlon_JGU_v1, whole genome shotgun sequence DNA:
- the Prp39 gene encoding pre-mRNA-processing factor 39 isoform X4 yields MSSASGDEAEVELAEPVRRTRSGGRTRKTAVKPAVKDSVAKKSSGKKLLARATRSPRKEETTSTLEEGMMESMPENGVQRLTDVIVEQRSEEDTPMLRLELEDSEDANIHEINVNQEGEEIEQDEEDTRHSNIIRSEGIIMEDSSMDKVEMLAEREDIEMEGQDVSNDDSNQQRVLIDFQEVINEDGSTMTQEILEAEEVDSEDMSAHTVTRIQVMEIDEGEEMSQQEMSEDVETLMGKVEEPDMEELQSDSLPRIEITEAEAENKVVQEYINDEEEEEDTKKTEPDTEAVSEDELPTEAAAKVRSEPETEAVSDEELPVAAPADLGETESVSEDELPPDSDKKKKSAAKLNKTPEKKTKAEAGTKRKLNAEGEYDPSSPTSENNDEAPAKKVALSSDAEVGDKQEIKPASPKKKTLPELEKYWKAVNEDPSDFTGWTYLLQYVDQENDAEAAREAYTKFLERYPYCYGYWRKFADYEKKKGNPENVQTVFDQGLKAISLSVDLWLHYINHCKTVYEKDEEKLREQYERAIQACGLEFRSDRLWESYIKWESEAKRLSRVTALYDRLLSTPTLGYTSHFEAFQEFVSSNLPNRILSVDDFLELRAEVKALLKSDDATAASAADDAPPGEEPPPHEVPPTDEETRAIREKIISSRRKMHKANVNAVAARWSYEEGIKRPYFHVKPLERCQLKNWKEYLDFEIEQKDQNRIIILFERCLIACALYDEFWMRFVRYLESLKGDNTEKIRDVYSRACMVHHPKKPNLHLQWAIFEEGQDNFEKAAAILENIDNVLPNMLQVAYRRINLERRRGDLEKACTLYENYISNSKNRTIANNIAVKYARFLCKVKDDVERAIKVLMKATDKDKDNPRLYLQLIDLAMQRTPVDTQEIVGYMDMFIEREHADLEQRVLFAQRKVEFLEDFSPDIRQVLKAHEQFQKCIKQAKERKKTKGDDNKTDSSPPKKKADQSNVPPSPSVGSQSSYQYSSGPSGPYQSPQQFQGGQYGGQGGYQQGYQQYPPPSDPNYANYQNWQYGQGGPQAYGPYNHVLFYRFRSRRKNY; encoded by the exons ATGTCTTCAGCGAGCGGTGACGAGGCCGAGGTCGAGCTGGCCGAGCCAG TGAGACGCACCAGGTCGGGTGGTCGGACCCGAAAGACAGCGGTCAAGCCAGCGGTCAAAGACAGCGTGGCCAAGAAATCGTCGGGGAAGAAGCTCCTCGCCCGGGCGACGCGCTCCCCGAGGAAG GAAGAAACTACATCTACGTTGGAAGAAGGCATGATGGAAAGTATGCCCGAGAACGGAGTTCAACGTCTAACGGACGTTATTGTCGAGCAGCGCAGCGAGGAAGACACTCCTATGTTGCGCTTGGAATTGGAGGACTCTGAAGATGCtaatatacatgaaataaatgtgaatCAAGAAGGCGAAGAAATAGAGCAGGATGAAGAAGATACG CGGCATTCCAATATAATAAGATCAGAGGGCATAATTATGGAAGACAGTAGCATGGACAAGGTAGAGATGCTGGCTGAACGTGAGGACATCGAGATGGAAGGTCAGGATGTTAGCAATGACGATTCAAATCAGCAACGCGTGCTGATAGACTTTCAAGAAGTTATTAATGAAGACGGCAGTACGATGACACAGGAGATTCTAGAAGCGGAGGAGGTAGATTCAGAGGACATGTCCGCGCACACCGTTACCAGGATCCAGGTTATGGAAATTGACGAAGGCGAAGAAATGTCGCAGCAAGAAATGTCTGAGGATGTCGAGACACTGATGGGTAAGGTGGAAGAACCAGATATGGAAGAGTTGCAGAGTGATTCTCTGCCGCGTATAGAAATAACTGAAGCTGAAGCTGAAAACAAAGTCGTGCAGGAATACATAAatgacgaagaagaagaagaagacacAAAAAAGACTGAGCCTGATACGGAAGCTGTGTCAGAGGATGAATTACCGACCGAAGCCGCCGCCAAGGTCAGAAGC GAACCAGAGACCGAAGCAGTTTCCGACGAAGAGCTGCCGGTTGCTGCTCCAGCAGACCTAGGTGAAACTGAATCCGTGTCCGAAGATGAATTACCACCGGATAgtgacaaaaagaaaaagagtgcGGCGAAGTTGAACAAAACACCGGAGAAGAAAACCAAAGCGGAAGCCGGAA CCAAACGTAAATTGAACGCGGAAGGAGAATACGATCCCAGTTCTCCGACGTCTGAAAACAATGACGAGGCACCAGCAAAGAAGGTCGCCTTGTCGAGCGATGCGGAGGTGGGAGATAAGCAAGAGATCAAGCCAGCATCgccgaaaaagaaaacgttgcccgaactagaaaaatattggaaaGCCGTTAATGAAGATCCATCTGATTTCACGGGATGGACATATCTCTTACAATACGTGGATCAAgaa AACGATGCGGAGGCTGCGCGCGAAGCTTACACCAAATTCTTGGAGCGTTATCCATATTGCTACGGTTACTGGAGAAAGTTCGCCGATTACGAGAAGAAGAAGGGCAACCCCGAAAATGTCCAAACG GTGTTCGACCAAGGTCTGAAAGCTATTTCGCTAAGCGTCGATCTCTGGCTCCATTACATCAACCACTGTAAAACCGTTTACGAAAAAGATGAAGAGAAGCTCCGTGAGCAGTACGAACGAGCCATACAAGCTTGCGGGCTTGAGTTCAG ATCAGATCGTCTCTGGGAGAGCTACATAAAGTGGGAGTCAGAAGCAAAACGCTTAAGCAGGGTGACAGCACTGTACGATCGTTTACTGTCGACACCTACTCTTGGTTACACCTCCCACTTCGAAGCCTTCCAAGAATTCGTATCATCCAACTTGCCGAATCGTATCCTAAGTGTGGACGACTTCCTCGAGCTACGCGCCGAAGTAAAGGCCCTACTGAAATCAGACGACGCCACCGCGGCATCCGCGGCTGATGACGCACCGCCCGGTGAAGAACCGCCACCCCACGAGGTACCACCCACTGACGAGGAGACCCGTGCCATCCGTGAGAAGATCATTAGCAGCAGGCGTAAAATGCACAAAGCGAACGTCAATGCGGTGGCAGCGAGATGGTCGTATGAGGAAGGG ATAAAGAGACCATATTTCCATGTAAAACCATTGGAACGGTGTCAGTTGAAAAACTGGAAGGAGTACCTAGATTTCGAGATTGAACAAAAGGATCAGAATcgaataatcattttattcgAGAGGTGTCTTATAGCTTGTGCACTTTATGATGAATTTTGGATGCGA TTTGTGCGTTATTTGGAATCGCTGAAGGGAGATAACACAGAAAAGATCCGAGATGTATATTCGAGGGCTTGTATGGTACATCATCCAAAAAAACCAAACTTGCATTTGCAATGGGCCATCTTTGAGGAGGGTCAGGATAACTTCGAGAAAGCTGCCGCCATATTAGAGAATATTGATAACGTATTGCCAAATATGCTACAAGTAGCATATCGACGAATAAACTTAGAACGCCGCCGTGGAGACTTGGAGAAGGCGTGTACCTTATATGAGAATTACATTAGTAATAGCAAGAACAGGACGATCGCTAATAATATTGCTGTAAAATACGCGCGATTCCTGTGTAAAGTCAAGGATGATGTTGAACGGGCAATTAAAGTATTGATGAAG gccacagataaagataaagacaATCCCAGGCTATACCTGCAATTAATAGATTTGGCAATGCAACGAACGCCAGTTGACACTCAAGAAATAGTAGGCTACATGGACATGTTCATAGAAAGAGAACACGCAGATCTTGAGCAGAGAGTGCTTTTTGCGCAACGTAAAGTAGAATTCCTGGAAGACTTCAGCCCCGACATCCGGCAAGTGTTGAAGGCTCACGAACAATTCCAGAAATGCATCAAGCAAgcaaaagagaggaaaaagacgAAGGGTGACGACAACAAAAC CGATTCTTCGCCTCCGAAGAAGAAAGCCGATCAATCAAATGTGCCACCATCACCGTCCGTGGGCTCGCAGTCTTCATACCAGTACAGCAGCGGTCCAAGCGGGCCTTATCAGTCGCCACAGCAGTTTCAGGGCGGGCAGTACGGCGGTCAGGGTGGTTATCAACAAGGTTACCAACAATACCCACCTCCATCAGATCCCAATTATGCTAACTACCAAAATTGGCAGTATGGACAAGGCGGCCCACAGGCTTACGGACCTTATAATCA CGTTTTATTCTACCGATTTCGAAGCAGacgaaagaattattaa
- the Prp39 gene encoding pre-mRNA-processing factor 39 isoform X1, whose translation MSSASGDEAEVELAEPVRRTRSGGRTRKTAVKPAVKDSVAKKSSGKKLLARATRSPRKVHEIEEVVEEETTSTLEEGMMESMPENGVQRLTDVIVEQRSEEDTPMLRLELEDSEDANIHEINVNQEGEEIEQDEEDTRHSNIIRSEGIIMEDSSMDKVEMLAEREDIEMEGQDVSNDDSNQQRVLIDFQEVINEDGSTMTQEILEAEEVDSEDMSAHTVTRIQVMEIDEGEEMSQQEMSEDVETLMGKVEEPDMEELQSDSLPRIEITEAEAENKVVQEYINDEEEEEDTKKTEPDTEAVSEDELPTEAAAKVRSEPETEAVSDEELPVAAPADLGETESVSEDELPPDSDKKKKSAAKLNKTPEKKTKAEAGTKRKLNAEGEYDPSSPTSENNDEAPAKKVALSSDAEVGDKQEIKPASPKKKTLPELEKYWKAVNEDPSDFTGWTYLLQYVDQENDAEAAREAYTKFLERYPYCYGYWRKFADYEKKKGNPENVQTVFDQGLKAISLSVDLWLHYINHCKTVYEKDEEKLREQYERAIQACGLEFRSDRLWESYIKWESEAKRLSRVTALYDRLLSTPTLGYTSHFEAFQEFVSSNLPNRILSVDDFLELRAEVKALLKSDDATAASAADDAPPGEEPPPHEVPPTDEETRAIREKIISSRRKMHKANVNAVAARWSYEEGIKRPYFHVKPLERCQLKNWKEYLDFEIEQKDQNRIIILFERCLIACALYDEFWMRFVRYLESLKGDNTEKIRDVYSRACMVHHPKKPNLHLQWAIFEEGQDNFEKAAAILENIDNVLPNMLQVAYRRINLERRRGDLEKACTLYENYISNSKNRTIANNIAVKYARFLCKVKDDVERAIKVLMKATDKDKDNPRLYLQLIDLAMQRTPVDTQEIVGYMDMFIEREHADLEQRVLFAQRKVEFLEDFSPDIRQVLKAHEQFQKCIKQAKERKKTKGDDNKTDSSPPKKKADQSNVPPSPSVGSQSSYQYSSGPSGPYQSPQQFQGGQYGGQGGYQQGYQQYPPPSDPNYANYQNWQYGQGGPQAYGPYNHVLFYRFRSRRKNY comes from the exons ATGTCTTCAGCGAGCGGTGACGAGGCCGAGGTCGAGCTGGCCGAGCCAG TGAGACGCACCAGGTCGGGTGGTCGGACCCGAAAGACAGCGGTCAAGCCAGCGGTCAAAGACAGCGTGGCCAAGAAATCGTCGGGGAAGAAGCTCCTCGCCCGGGCGACGCGCTCCCCGAGGAAGGTCCATGAGATCGAGGAGGTTGTTGAG GAAGAAACTACATCTACGTTGGAAGAAGGCATGATGGAAAGTATGCCCGAGAACGGAGTTCAACGTCTAACGGACGTTATTGTCGAGCAGCGCAGCGAGGAAGACACTCCTATGTTGCGCTTGGAATTGGAGGACTCTGAAGATGCtaatatacatgaaataaatgtgaatCAAGAAGGCGAAGAAATAGAGCAGGATGAAGAAGATACG CGGCATTCCAATATAATAAGATCAGAGGGCATAATTATGGAAGACAGTAGCATGGACAAGGTAGAGATGCTGGCTGAACGTGAGGACATCGAGATGGAAGGTCAGGATGTTAGCAATGACGATTCAAATCAGCAACGCGTGCTGATAGACTTTCAAGAAGTTATTAATGAAGACGGCAGTACGATGACACAGGAGATTCTAGAAGCGGAGGAGGTAGATTCAGAGGACATGTCCGCGCACACCGTTACCAGGATCCAGGTTATGGAAATTGACGAAGGCGAAGAAATGTCGCAGCAAGAAATGTCTGAGGATGTCGAGACACTGATGGGTAAGGTGGAAGAACCAGATATGGAAGAGTTGCAGAGTGATTCTCTGCCGCGTATAGAAATAACTGAAGCTGAAGCTGAAAACAAAGTCGTGCAGGAATACATAAatgacgaagaagaagaagaagacacAAAAAAGACTGAGCCTGATACGGAAGCTGTGTCAGAGGATGAATTACCGACCGAAGCCGCCGCCAAGGTCAGAAGC GAACCAGAGACCGAAGCAGTTTCCGACGAAGAGCTGCCGGTTGCTGCTCCAGCAGACCTAGGTGAAACTGAATCCGTGTCCGAAGATGAATTACCACCGGATAgtgacaaaaagaaaaagagtgcGGCGAAGTTGAACAAAACACCGGAGAAGAAAACCAAAGCGGAAGCCGGAA CCAAACGTAAATTGAACGCGGAAGGAGAATACGATCCCAGTTCTCCGACGTCTGAAAACAATGACGAGGCACCAGCAAAGAAGGTCGCCTTGTCGAGCGATGCGGAGGTGGGAGATAAGCAAGAGATCAAGCCAGCATCgccgaaaaagaaaacgttgcccgaactagaaaaatattggaaaGCCGTTAATGAAGATCCATCTGATTTCACGGGATGGACATATCTCTTACAATACGTGGATCAAgaa AACGATGCGGAGGCTGCGCGCGAAGCTTACACCAAATTCTTGGAGCGTTATCCATATTGCTACGGTTACTGGAGAAAGTTCGCCGATTACGAGAAGAAGAAGGGCAACCCCGAAAATGTCCAAACG GTGTTCGACCAAGGTCTGAAAGCTATTTCGCTAAGCGTCGATCTCTGGCTCCATTACATCAACCACTGTAAAACCGTTTACGAAAAAGATGAAGAGAAGCTCCGTGAGCAGTACGAACGAGCCATACAAGCTTGCGGGCTTGAGTTCAG ATCAGATCGTCTCTGGGAGAGCTACATAAAGTGGGAGTCAGAAGCAAAACGCTTAAGCAGGGTGACAGCACTGTACGATCGTTTACTGTCGACACCTACTCTTGGTTACACCTCCCACTTCGAAGCCTTCCAAGAATTCGTATCATCCAACTTGCCGAATCGTATCCTAAGTGTGGACGACTTCCTCGAGCTACGCGCCGAAGTAAAGGCCCTACTGAAATCAGACGACGCCACCGCGGCATCCGCGGCTGATGACGCACCGCCCGGTGAAGAACCGCCACCCCACGAGGTACCACCCACTGACGAGGAGACCCGTGCCATCCGTGAGAAGATCATTAGCAGCAGGCGTAAAATGCACAAAGCGAACGTCAATGCGGTGGCAGCGAGATGGTCGTATGAGGAAGGG ATAAAGAGACCATATTTCCATGTAAAACCATTGGAACGGTGTCAGTTGAAAAACTGGAAGGAGTACCTAGATTTCGAGATTGAACAAAAGGATCAGAATcgaataatcattttattcgAGAGGTGTCTTATAGCTTGTGCACTTTATGATGAATTTTGGATGCGA TTTGTGCGTTATTTGGAATCGCTGAAGGGAGATAACACAGAAAAGATCCGAGATGTATATTCGAGGGCTTGTATGGTACATCATCCAAAAAAACCAAACTTGCATTTGCAATGGGCCATCTTTGAGGAGGGTCAGGATAACTTCGAGAAAGCTGCCGCCATATTAGAGAATATTGATAACGTATTGCCAAATATGCTACAAGTAGCATATCGACGAATAAACTTAGAACGCCGCCGTGGAGACTTGGAGAAGGCGTGTACCTTATATGAGAATTACATTAGTAATAGCAAGAACAGGACGATCGCTAATAATATTGCTGTAAAATACGCGCGATTCCTGTGTAAAGTCAAGGATGATGTTGAACGGGCAATTAAAGTATTGATGAAG gccacagataaagataaagacaATCCCAGGCTATACCTGCAATTAATAGATTTGGCAATGCAACGAACGCCAGTTGACACTCAAGAAATAGTAGGCTACATGGACATGTTCATAGAAAGAGAACACGCAGATCTTGAGCAGAGAGTGCTTTTTGCGCAACGTAAAGTAGAATTCCTGGAAGACTTCAGCCCCGACATCCGGCAAGTGTTGAAGGCTCACGAACAATTCCAGAAATGCATCAAGCAAgcaaaagagaggaaaaagacgAAGGGTGACGACAACAAAAC CGATTCTTCGCCTCCGAAGAAGAAAGCCGATCAATCAAATGTGCCACCATCACCGTCCGTGGGCTCGCAGTCTTCATACCAGTACAGCAGCGGTCCAAGCGGGCCTTATCAGTCGCCACAGCAGTTTCAGGGCGGGCAGTACGGCGGTCAGGGTGGTTATCAACAAGGTTACCAACAATACCCACCTCCATCAGATCCCAATTATGCTAACTACCAAAATTGGCAGTATGGACAAGGCGGCCCACAGGCTTACGGACCTTATAATCA CGTTTTATTCTACCGATTTCGAAGCAGacgaaagaattattaa
- the Prp39 gene encoding pre-mRNA-processing factor 39 isoform X2 — protein sequence MSSASGDEAEVELAEPVRRTRSGGRTRKTAVKPAVKDSVAKKSSGKKLLARATRSPRKVHEIEEVVEEETTSTLEEGMMESMPENGVQRLTDVIVEQRSEEDTPMLRLELEDSEDANIHEINVNQEGEEIEQDEEDTRHSNIIRSEGIIMEDSSMDKVEMLAEREDIEMEGQDVSNDDSNQQRVLIDFQEVINEDGSTMTQEILEAEEVDSEDMSAHTVTRIQVMEIDEGEEMSQQEMSEDVETLMGKVEEPDMEELQSDSLPRIEITEAEAENKVVQEYINDEEEEEDTKKTEPDTEAVSEDELPTEAAAKEPETEAVSDEELPVAAPADLGETESVSEDELPPDSDKKKKSAAKLNKTPEKKTKAEAGTKRKLNAEGEYDPSSPTSENNDEAPAKKVALSSDAEVGDKQEIKPASPKKKTLPELEKYWKAVNEDPSDFTGWTYLLQYVDQENDAEAAREAYTKFLERYPYCYGYWRKFADYEKKKGNPENVQTVFDQGLKAISLSVDLWLHYINHCKTVYEKDEEKLREQYERAIQACGLEFRSDRLWESYIKWESEAKRLSRVTALYDRLLSTPTLGYTSHFEAFQEFVSSNLPNRILSVDDFLELRAEVKALLKSDDATAASAADDAPPGEEPPPHEVPPTDEETRAIREKIISSRRKMHKANVNAVAARWSYEEGIKRPYFHVKPLERCQLKNWKEYLDFEIEQKDQNRIIILFERCLIACALYDEFWMRFVRYLESLKGDNTEKIRDVYSRACMVHHPKKPNLHLQWAIFEEGQDNFEKAAAILENIDNVLPNMLQVAYRRINLERRRGDLEKACTLYENYISNSKNRTIANNIAVKYARFLCKVKDDVERAIKVLMKATDKDKDNPRLYLQLIDLAMQRTPVDTQEIVGYMDMFIEREHADLEQRVLFAQRKVEFLEDFSPDIRQVLKAHEQFQKCIKQAKERKKTKGDDNKTDSSPPKKKADQSNVPPSPSVGSQSSYQYSSGPSGPYQSPQQFQGGQYGGQGGYQQGYQQYPPPSDPNYANYQNWQYGQGGPQAYGPYNHVLFYRFRSRRKNY from the exons ATGTCTTCAGCGAGCGGTGACGAGGCCGAGGTCGAGCTGGCCGAGCCAG TGAGACGCACCAGGTCGGGTGGTCGGACCCGAAAGACAGCGGTCAAGCCAGCGGTCAAAGACAGCGTGGCCAAGAAATCGTCGGGGAAGAAGCTCCTCGCCCGGGCGACGCGCTCCCCGAGGAAGGTCCATGAGATCGAGGAGGTTGTTGAG GAAGAAACTACATCTACGTTGGAAGAAGGCATGATGGAAAGTATGCCCGAGAACGGAGTTCAACGTCTAACGGACGTTATTGTCGAGCAGCGCAGCGAGGAAGACACTCCTATGTTGCGCTTGGAATTGGAGGACTCTGAAGATGCtaatatacatgaaataaatgtgaatCAAGAAGGCGAAGAAATAGAGCAGGATGAAGAAGATACG CGGCATTCCAATATAATAAGATCAGAGGGCATAATTATGGAAGACAGTAGCATGGACAAGGTAGAGATGCTGGCTGAACGTGAGGACATCGAGATGGAAGGTCAGGATGTTAGCAATGACGATTCAAATCAGCAACGCGTGCTGATAGACTTTCAAGAAGTTATTAATGAAGACGGCAGTACGATGACACAGGAGATTCTAGAAGCGGAGGAGGTAGATTCAGAGGACATGTCCGCGCACACCGTTACCAGGATCCAGGTTATGGAAATTGACGAAGGCGAAGAAATGTCGCAGCAAGAAATGTCTGAGGATGTCGAGACACTGATGGGTAAGGTGGAAGAACCAGATATGGAAGAGTTGCAGAGTGATTCTCTGCCGCGTATAGAAATAACTGAAGCTGAAGCTGAAAACAAAGTCGTGCAGGAATACATAAatgacgaagaagaagaagaagacacAAAAAAGACTGAGCCTGATACGGAAGCTGTGTCAGAGGATGAATTACCGACCGAAGCCGCCGCCAAG GAACCAGAGACCGAAGCAGTTTCCGACGAAGAGCTGCCGGTTGCTGCTCCAGCAGACCTAGGTGAAACTGAATCCGTGTCCGAAGATGAATTACCACCGGATAgtgacaaaaagaaaaagagtgcGGCGAAGTTGAACAAAACACCGGAGAAGAAAACCAAAGCGGAAGCCGGAA CCAAACGTAAATTGAACGCGGAAGGAGAATACGATCCCAGTTCTCCGACGTCTGAAAACAATGACGAGGCACCAGCAAAGAAGGTCGCCTTGTCGAGCGATGCGGAGGTGGGAGATAAGCAAGAGATCAAGCCAGCATCgccgaaaaagaaaacgttgcccgaactagaaaaatattggaaaGCCGTTAATGAAGATCCATCTGATTTCACGGGATGGACATATCTCTTACAATACGTGGATCAAgaa AACGATGCGGAGGCTGCGCGCGAAGCTTACACCAAATTCTTGGAGCGTTATCCATATTGCTACGGTTACTGGAGAAAGTTCGCCGATTACGAGAAGAAGAAGGGCAACCCCGAAAATGTCCAAACG GTGTTCGACCAAGGTCTGAAAGCTATTTCGCTAAGCGTCGATCTCTGGCTCCATTACATCAACCACTGTAAAACCGTTTACGAAAAAGATGAAGAGAAGCTCCGTGAGCAGTACGAACGAGCCATACAAGCTTGCGGGCTTGAGTTCAG ATCAGATCGTCTCTGGGAGAGCTACATAAAGTGGGAGTCAGAAGCAAAACGCTTAAGCAGGGTGACAGCACTGTACGATCGTTTACTGTCGACACCTACTCTTGGTTACACCTCCCACTTCGAAGCCTTCCAAGAATTCGTATCATCCAACTTGCCGAATCGTATCCTAAGTGTGGACGACTTCCTCGAGCTACGCGCCGAAGTAAAGGCCCTACTGAAATCAGACGACGCCACCGCGGCATCCGCGGCTGATGACGCACCGCCCGGTGAAGAACCGCCACCCCACGAGGTACCACCCACTGACGAGGAGACCCGTGCCATCCGTGAGAAGATCATTAGCAGCAGGCGTAAAATGCACAAAGCGAACGTCAATGCGGTGGCAGCGAGATGGTCGTATGAGGAAGGG ATAAAGAGACCATATTTCCATGTAAAACCATTGGAACGGTGTCAGTTGAAAAACTGGAAGGAGTACCTAGATTTCGAGATTGAACAAAAGGATCAGAATcgaataatcattttattcgAGAGGTGTCTTATAGCTTGTGCACTTTATGATGAATTTTGGATGCGA TTTGTGCGTTATTTGGAATCGCTGAAGGGAGATAACACAGAAAAGATCCGAGATGTATATTCGAGGGCTTGTATGGTACATCATCCAAAAAAACCAAACTTGCATTTGCAATGGGCCATCTTTGAGGAGGGTCAGGATAACTTCGAGAAAGCTGCCGCCATATTAGAGAATATTGATAACGTATTGCCAAATATGCTACAAGTAGCATATCGACGAATAAACTTAGAACGCCGCCGTGGAGACTTGGAGAAGGCGTGTACCTTATATGAGAATTACATTAGTAATAGCAAGAACAGGACGATCGCTAATAATATTGCTGTAAAATACGCGCGATTCCTGTGTAAAGTCAAGGATGATGTTGAACGGGCAATTAAAGTATTGATGAAG gccacagataaagataaagacaATCCCAGGCTATACCTGCAATTAATAGATTTGGCAATGCAACGAACGCCAGTTGACACTCAAGAAATAGTAGGCTACATGGACATGTTCATAGAAAGAGAACACGCAGATCTTGAGCAGAGAGTGCTTTTTGCGCAACGTAAAGTAGAATTCCTGGAAGACTTCAGCCCCGACATCCGGCAAGTGTTGAAGGCTCACGAACAATTCCAGAAATGCATCAAGCAAgcaaaagagaggaaaaagacgAAGGGTGACGACAACAAAAC CGATTCTTCGCCTCCGAAGAAGAAAGCCGATCAATCAAATGTGCCACCATCACCGTCCGTGGGCTCGCAGTCTTCATACCAGTACAGCAGCGGTCCAAGCGGGCCTTATCAGTCGCCACAGCAGTTTCAGGGCGGGCAGTACGGCGGTCAGGGTGGTTATCAACAAGGTTACCAACAATACCCACCTCCATCAGATCCCAATTATGCTAACTACCAAAATTGGCAGTATGGACAAGGCGGCCCACAGGCTTACGGACCTTATAATCA CGTTTTATTCTACCGATTTCGAAGCAGacgaaagaattattaa